The proteins below are encoded in one region of Avibacterium volantium:
- a CDS encoding ABC transporter substrate-binding protein — protein sequence MKKVTSNLILSSLLLTGLSLSNMAFAEGRLVVYCSAQNIVCEKAVQGFAKKYNVKTSFIRNSSGSTLAKMEAEKNNPQADVWVGGPFDTHLQAGELGLIASYDFPKRNEVMTQFQKLGNGKSSIIYMGVLGFGVNTERLKKLGITETPKCWKDLLDPRLKNEVQIADPQSSGTAYTAIATFTQLWGEDKAFDYLKQIHQNISQYPKAGTAPSRNTARGETAIGIGFLQNYSFEKQQGAPIELVVPCEGTGYELGGVSVIKNARNLKNAQLFADWVMSKEAQELSWKEAQSHHVATNINAEPSPYALKPADLNLIDYNFDKFGSNETRRHLIDRWVNEVKLAK from the coding sequence ATGAAAAAAGTAACGTCCAATCTAATTTTATCTAGTCTATTATTAACAGGATTAAGTCTTTCTAATATGGCTTTCGCTGAAGGGCGATTGGTGGTTTATTGTAGCGCGCAGAATATTGTATGCGAAAAGGCAGTGCAAGGATTTGCGAAAAAATACAATGTAAAAACTTCCTTTATTCGTAATAGCTCTGGCAGTACCCTTGCCAAAATGGAAGCTGAGAAAAATAATCCTCAAGCAGATGTTTGGGTTGGCGGCCCTTTTGATACCCACCTCCAAGCAGGTGAATTAGGCTTAATTGCATCTTATGATTTCCCGAAACGCAATGAAGTAATGACCCAATTCCAAAAACTTGGCAATGGAAAAAGTTCTATTATTTATATGGGTGTTTTAGGTTTTGGCGTTAATACAGAACGTTTGAAAAAACTAGGTATTACTGAAACACCAAAATGCTGGAAAGATCTGTTAGATCCTCGCTTAAAAAATGAAGTACAAATTGCTGATCCACAAAGTTCTGGCACAGCTTACACCGCCATTGCAACTTTTACGCAACTTTGGGGAGAAGATAAAGCCTTTGATTACTTAAAACAAATCCATCAAAATATTTCACAATATCCAAAAGCAGGAACAGCCCCATCACGCAACACAGCAAGGGGCGAAACGGCGATTGGTATCGGTTTTTTACAAAATTATTCTTTTGAAAAACAGCAAGGTGCGCCCATTGAGCTTGTCGTACCTTGCGAAGGCACAGGTTATGAGCTTGGTGGCGTAAGCGTTATTAAAAATGCGCGTAACTTAAAAAATGCACAATTATTTGCTGATTGGGTAATGTCAAAAGAGGCGCAAGAATTGTCGTGGAAAGAAGCGCAATCTCATCACGTTGCCACAAACATTAATGCCGAGCCTTCACCTTACGCACTCAAACCTGCTGATTTGAATTTGATCGATTATAATTTTGATAAATTTGGTTCAAACGAAACACGCCGTCATCTTATTGACAGATGGGTGAATGAAGTAAAATTGGCGAAATAA
- a CDS encoding ABC transporter substrate-binding protein has product MKCKAISLAISTALATSALIFSMQAQAKGRLVVYCSATNEMCEAETQAFGKKYDVKTSFIRNGSGSTFAKIEAEKKNPQADVWYGGTLDPQSQAGELGLLEAYRSPNVDQIMPRFQDPAKVKGNYTSAIYMGILGFGVNTERLKKLGITEVPKCWKDLTDPRLKGEIQVADPQSSGTAYTAIATFVQLWGEDQTFDFFKQLHPNISQYTKSGITPSRNTARGETTVGIGFLHDYALEKQQGAPIELVVPCEGTGYELGGVSILKGARNLDNAKLFVDWALSKEGQELAWKKGRAFQTLTNTTAEQSPTAFDPTKLNLINYDFEKYGASEERKRLINKWVNEVKLAQ; this is encoded by the coding sequence ATGAAATGTAAAGCAATTTCTCTCGCAATTTCCACCGCACTTGCCACTTCTGCCTTAATCTTCAGTATGCAAGCGCAAGCCAAAGGACGCTTGGTGGTATATTGCAGCGCCACAAATGAAATGTGTGAAGCTGAAACCCAAGCCTTCGGCAAAAAATATGATGTGAAAACCTCTTTTATCCGTAATGGTTCAGGCAGTACCTTTGCGAAAATTGAAGCGGAAAAGAAAAATCCACAAGCTGACGTGTGGTATGGTGGCACGCTCGATCCACAATCTCAAGCCGGCGAACTTGGTTTATTAGAAGCCTATCGCTCGCCAAATGTCGATCAAATTATGCCAAGATTCCAAGATCCTGCTAAAGTTAAAGGCAACTACACCTCCGCCATTTATATGGGGATTTTAGGCTTTGGGGTAAACACGGAACGCTTAAAAAAATTAGGTATTACAGAGGTGCCAAAATGCTGGAAAGACTTAACCGATCCACGCTTAAAAGGCGAAATTCAAGTGGCTGATCCACAAAGTTCAGGCACTGCGTACACCGCCATTGCTACCTTTGTGCAATTATGGGGCGAAGATCAAACCTTTGATTTCTTCAAACAACTTCACCCAAATATTTCCCAATATACCAAATCGGGCATCACCCCTTCACGCAATACAGCCAGAGGTGAAACCACAGTAGGAATTGGCTTCCTACACGATTACGCCCTTGAAAAACAACAGGGCGCGCCAATTGAATTAGTCGTACCTTGCGAAGGCACAGGCTATGAGCTCGGCGGTGTGAGTATCTTAAAAGGTGCGCGTAACTTAGATAATGCTAAATTATTCGTGGATTGGGCATTATCAAAAGAAGGCCAAGAATTAGCGTGGAAAAAAGGCCGCGCTTTCCAAACGCTTACCAACACCACCGCCGAACAATCGCCAACTGCATTTGATCCAACCAAACTTAATCTCATCAATTATGATTTTGAGAAATACGGTGCATCAGAAGAACGCAAACGCTTGATTAACAAATGGGTTAATGAAGTGAAGTTAGCACAATAA
- a CDS encoding sugar transporter, producing the protein MLSPKIVRRVKLWRVICMAFSAFIFNTTEFIPVALLSDIAESFQMPVSQTGLMITIYAWIVSLLSLPFMLLTAKLERRSLLIKLFMLFIVSHILSCVAWSFQVLLISRIGIAISHSVFWAITASLTVRLAPKDKKAQALGLLAMGSALAMVLGLPLGRIIGQWLGWRTTFGVIGVVAFIVLIFLYKLLPHLVSKNAGTLKSVPLLFKRPLLVGLFVLTAIVISAHFTAYSYVEPFMIQEVSIAPTETTLILLLFGCAGMIASMLFSRFHRVGPAKFLLIAMGSLALSLFALVLLKGHSSFTYPLVLLWGIGIASIGLSLQIRILQLAPDATDVAMAIFSGIYNIGIGGGALLGNQVMQHLGLSYIGMVGGIFALVSIMLFLAIHLRYRHLPLQAVQ; encoded by the coding sequence ATGTTATCTCCCAAAATTGTTCGCCGTGTAAAATTATGGCGTGTTATTTGTATGGCGTTTTCCGCCTTTATTTTTAACACCACTGAGTTTATCCCTGTGGCGTTGCTTTCCGATATTGCCGAAAGTTTCCAAATGCCAGTTAGCCAAACTGGACTAATGATCACCATTTATGCGTGGATTGTTTCCTTGCTCTCCTTGCCTTTTATGCTGCTCACCGCGAAATTAGAACGACGTAGTTTGTTGATTAAGTTGTTTATGCTCTTTATTGTGAGCCATATTTTGTCTTGTGTGGCGTGGAGTTTCCAAGTGTTGCTGATTTCTCGTATTGGTATTGCCATTTCTCATTCGGTATTTTGGGCGATCACCGCTTCGCTCACCGTTCGCCTTGCGCCAAAAGATAAAAAAGCACAAGCGCTCGGCCTGTTAGCAATGGGCAGCGCCTTGGCTATGGTGTTAGGCTTGCCGTTAGGGCGTATTATCGGCCAATGGCTTGGTTGGCGCACCACCTTTGGCGTGATTGGCGTAGTGGCATTTATCGTATTGATTTTTCTGTATAAATTATTACCGCACTTAGTGAGCAAAAACGCCGGCACATTAAAAAGTGTCCCGCTATTATTCAAACGTCCGCTGTTGGTGGGGTTATTTGTTCTCACCGCCATTGTGATTTCTGCCCATTTCACCGCATACAGCTATGTTGAACCTTTTATGATTCAAGAAGTGAGCATCGCCCCAACGGAAACCACCTTGATTTTATTGCTGTTTGGCTGCGCAGGAATGATCGCCAGTATGCTATTTAGCCGTTTTCACCGCGTTGGGCCAGCAAAATTCCTGCTGATTGCAATGGGTAGCCTTGCCCTTTCACTCTTTGCTTTAGTGCTATTAAAAGGCCATTCCTCCTTTACTTATCCGTTGGTGCTATTGTGGGGCATTGGCATTGCAAGCATTGGCTTGAGCTTGCAAATTCGCATTTTACAACTCGCGCCAGATGCCACGGATGTTGCAATGGCGATTTTCTCAGGCATTTATAATATTGGTATTGGCGGCGGCGCATTGCTCGGCAACCAAGTAATGCAACATTTGGGGCTGTCTTATATTGGAATGGTGGGCGGTATTTTTGCCTTGGTTAGCATTATGCTGTTTTTGGCGATTCATCTACGCTATCGGCATTTACCGCTACAAGCCGTGCAATAA
- the dcd gene encoding dCTP deaminase, whose amino-acid sequence MRLCDTDIERYLDEGIISLTPRPDNDKINGATVDVRLGNSFRVFREHTAPYIDLSGPKEEVSAQLEAVMSDEILIDDGEAFFLHPGELALATTFEAVSLPANIIGWLDGRSSLARLGLMVHVTAHRIDPGWNGRIVLEFYNSGKLPLALRPKMVIGALSFEVLSGEASRPYNRRQDAKYKDQQNAVASRIDKDK is encoded by the coding sequence ATGAGATTGTGTGATACCGACATTGAACGTTATTTAGATGAAGGCATTATCAGCTTAACGCCGCGCCCAGATAACGACAAAATCAATGGTGCGACCGTTGATGTGCGCTTGGGCAATTCTTTCCGTGTGTTTCGTGAGCATACCGCACCTTACATTGATTTAAGCGGACCTAAAGAAGAAGTTTCTGCGCAACTTGAAGCGGTAATGAGCGATGAAATTCTCATTGATGATGGCGAAGCCTTTTTCCTTCACCCTGGTGAACTGGCACTTGCCACCACCTTTGAGGCGGTATCCTTGCCTGCTAATATTATCGGCTGGCTAGATGGGCGCTCTTCCCTTGCGCGATTAGGCTTAATGGTACACGTTACGGCACACCGTATCGATCCGGGTTGGAATGGGCGCATTGTATTAGAATTTTACAATTCAGGAAAACTTCCCTTAGCATTACGTCCTAAAATGGTGATTGGCGCGCTCAGTTTTGAAGTACTGAGTGGTGAGGCGAGCCGTCCTTATAACCGTCGTCAAGATGCCAAATATAAAGATCAACAAAATGCGGTGGCCAGCCGTATTGATAAGGATAAATAA
- the rsmC gene encoding 16S rRNA (guanine(1207)-N(2))-methyltransferase RsmC: protein MISPESQVLERHLSLFENRNVLFAGALNDDFPQQLRNKAQSVHCWTWYFDYAENKSAVDFSVDFVPKADLIVYYWTKNKQENQLQLMQLLSQCTPEQEVLIIGENRSGVRSAEKMLSPFGEIGKIDSARRCGLYHFCLKNLPHFDLAKYWKSYQHKQLGELTIFSLPGVFSAAELDVGTALLLSTLDPPIKGRVLDVGCGAGVIGSYIKQHNPSVNLVMTDIHALAIASAERTLAENQLEADVLASNVFSQIEGKFDLIISNPPFHDGVDTAFRAVSELIQQAKWHLNEGGELRIVANAFLPYADLLDQHFGSHQVLAKTNKFKVYSVHY from the coding sequence GTGATTTCACCTGAAAGCCAAGTGCTAGAACGCCATCTTTCTTTATTTGAAAATCGAAATGTATTATTTGCTGGGGCATTGAATGATGATTTTCCACAGCAATTACGCAACAAAGCGCAATCAGTTCATTGCTGGACGTGGTATTTTGACTATGCCGAAAACAAAAGTGCGGTGGATTTTTCCGTAGATTTTGTGCCAAAGGCCGATTTAATCGTTTATTATTGGACAAAAAACAAACAAGAAAATCAGTTGCAATTAATGCAGCTTTTATCGCAATGCACGCCTGAGCAAGAAGTGTTGATTATTGGCGAAAATCGCAGTGGCGTGCGTTCGGCGGAAAAAATGCTTTCCCCGTTTGGTGAGATTGGCAAAATTGATAGCGCAAGACGTTGTGGGCTTTATCATTTTTGTTTGAAAAATCTACCGCACTTTGATTTAGCCAAATATTGGAAATCTTATCAGCACAAGCAACTTGGTGAGCTGACGATTTTTAGCTTGCCGGGGGTATTCAGCGCGGCGGAATTAGATGTGGGAACGGCATTATTGCTTTCTACATTAGATCCTCCGATCAAAGGTCGTGTGCTAGATGTCGGTTGTGGTGCTGGTGTGATTGGAAGTTATATTAAACAGCATAATCCAAGTGTGAATCTTGTGATGACGGATATTCACGCTTTAGCTATCGCATCTGCAGAGCGCACTTTGGCAGAAAATCAGCTTGAAGCAGATGTGTTAGCAAGTAATGTATTTTCACAAATAGAAGGCAAGTTTGACTTGATTATTTCTAACCCGCCTTTTCACGATGGCGTGGATACTGCGTTTCGCGCTGTGTCTGAGCTTATTCAGCAAGCTAAATGGCATTTAAACGAAGGGGGAGAGCTGCGCATTGTGGCTAATGCTTTTTTACCTTATGCAGATTTGTTGGATCAGCATTTTGGCTCGCATCAAGTGTTAGCCAAAACCAATAAATTTAAAGTGTACTCAGTGCATTATTAA
- the udk gene encoding uridine kinase: MSDQDCIIIAIAGASASGKSLIASTIHKELRDELSCEDIGIISEDSYYKDQTHLAFEERIKTNYDHPNSMDRDLLLQHLRALKAGQAVDIPVYSYVEHTRTGETTHFKPKKVIILEGILLLTDERIRQEASISVFVDTPLDICFIRRLKRDMEERGRSLQSVVDQYRATVRPMFLQFIEPSKQYADIVVPRGGKNRIAINMLKAQIRHLLKSK, translated from the coding sequence ATGTCAGATCAAGATTGCATCATTATCGCTATCGCAGGGGCTTCCGCCTCAGGAAAAAGCCTTATTGCCTCCACCATTCATAAAGAACTTCGTGATGAGCTAAGTTGCGAAGACATTGGCATTATTTCCGAAGATAGCTACTACAAAGATCAAACCCACCTTGCTTTTGAAGAGCGTATTAAAACCAATTATGACCACCCAAATTCAATGGATCGTGATTTGTTGTTACAACATTTGCGCGCCTTAAAAGCAGGGCAGGCGGTAGATATTCCCGTTTATAGCTATGTGGAACATACGCGCACGGGCGAAACCACTCATTTCAAACCGAAAAAAGTGATTATTTTAGAAGGCATTTTGTTGCTCACGGACGAACGCATTCGCCAAGAAGCGAGTATTTCAGTATTCGTGGATACGCCGTTAGATATTTGTTTTATCCGCCGTTTAAAACGTGATATGGAAGAGCGTGGGCGTTCTTTGCAATCGGTGGTGGATCAATATCGTGCTACAGTGCGTCCAATGTTCTTACAATTTATTGAACCGTCTAAACAATATGCCGATATTGTTGTTCCACGCGGTGGGAAAAACCGTATTGCAATCAATATGTTAAAAGCACAAATTAGACACCTGCTGAAAAGCAAATAG
- a CDS encoding helix-turn-helix domain-containing protein produces the protein MDILDHLIELAQIEGEIHTHCLFQGDWQSLQPSAGQNMGVFHIIVRGECEVIVNKEKILLKAGDIFFLPEGDLHYIQSRKFAENIQTLIDKRENGLFQVASNGVEKSDFEMFCGAFYYDKQSILFRILPHILHFSMYQTPIEQLVALFRIEAEGKAQFAGRSIINALSSVLFSYILRHYIEKHESKMGLLAVLQDKRLAVAVRAILQNPEKNWNMETLAEIANMSRANFIRVFQKKMDTTPGKFLSQVRMQQASMLLKTTQKNILTIALDIGYQSEAYFSRVFKQYYGISPNQYRKQGETDG, from the coding sequence TTGGATATTTTGGATCATTTAATTGAACTGGCTCAAATTGAAGGAGAAATTCACACCCATTGTTTGTTTCAGGGGGATTGGCAGTCGCTACAACCAAGTGCGGGGCAAAATATGGGCGTTTTTCATATTATTGTGCGCGGTGAGTGTGAAGTTATTGTCAATAAAGAAAAAATTTTGCTGAAAGCGGGAGATATTTTCTTTTTGCCTGAGGGGGATTTGCACTATATTCAAAGCCGAAAATTTGCAGAAAATATACAAACCTTAATTGATAAGCGTGAAAATGGACTATTTCAAGTGGCGAGCAATGGTGTAGAAAAAAGTGATTTTGAAATGTTCTGTGGGGCGTTTTATTACGATAAGCAGTCTATTTTATTCAGAATTCTGCCGCATATTTTGCATTTTTCGATGTATCAAACGCCGATTGAGCAACTTGTTGCATTATTCCGTATTGAAGCCGAAGGGAAAGCGCAATTTGCAGGCAGATCTATTATTAATGCCCTTTCATCGGTGCTATTTTCCTACATTTTACGGCATTATATTGAAAAGCACGAAAGTAAAATGGGGCTGCTCGCGGTGCTACAGGACAAGCGTTTAGCGGTAGCGGTGCGAGCAATTTTGCAGAATCCAGAGAAAAATTGGAATATGGAAACCTTGGCAGAAATAGCGAATATGTCGCGCGCCAATTTTATTCGCGTTTTCCAAAAGAAAATGGATACGACACCCGGGAAATTTCTTTCCCAAGTTCGTATGCAGCAGGCATCAATGCTATTAAAAACAACGCAGAAAAACATTCTTACCATTGCTTTGGATATTGGCTATCAGTCAGAGGCTTATTTTAGCCGCGTCTTTAAGCAATATTACGGCATTTCGCCAAATCAATATCGTAAACAAGGAGAAACAGATGGCTGA
- the tnpA gene encoding IS200/IS605 family transposase produces the protein MASKSNDDSSLSHTRWNCKYHIVFIPKYRRKAIYGKLRVDIGGILRQLCTYKNVEILEAHAMKDHIHMLVKIPPKLAVSSFMGYLKGKSSLMIFERHANLKYKYGSRNFWAKGYYVSTVGLNTKVVEEYIRNQEKEDMISDSLSKKEYVDPFKG, from the coding sequence ATGGCAAGTAAATCCAATGACGATTCAAGTCTATCACATACAAGATGGAACTGTAAGTATCATATTGTCTTTATTCCGAAGTATAGAAGAAAGGCAATTTATGGAAAATTACGAGTAGATATAGGCGGTATTTTAAGGCAGTTATGTACTTACAAAAATGTAGAAATCCTAGAAGCACATGCGATGAAAGATCATATTCATATGTTAGTCAAGATCCCCCCGAAATTGGCAGTATCGAGTTTTATGGGTTATCTGAAAGGGAAGTCATCGCTAATGATATTCGAAAGACATGCGAATTTAAAATATAAGTATGGAAGTCGGAATTTTTGGGCGAAAGGGTATTATGTAAGTACAGTGGGTCTAAATACGAAGGTAGTAGAAGAATATATCAGGAATCAAGAGAAGGAAGATATGATTTCAGATAGTTTATCGAAGAAAGAATATGTAGACCCCTTTAAGGGGTAA
- the fbpC gene encoding ferric ABC transporter ATP-binding protein has translation MKNNDFLVLKNVTKSFGKAVVIDDLNLSIKQGSMVTLLGPSGCGKTTVLRLVAGLESPTSGQIFIDGEDVTKSSIQNRDICIVFQSYALFPHMSIGDNVGYGLRMQGVGSAERKQRVKEALELVDLAGFEDRYVDQISGGQQQRVALARALVLKPKVLLFDEPLSNLDANLRRSMREKIRELQQRLGITSLYVTHDQSEAFAVSDEVIVMHKGKIMQKASAKELYQHPNSLFLANFMGESSIFDGKLENGTITVNQYAFTLPNVQSFGLPDGECLVGIRPEAVRLSQQGDAAQRCEIQSAVYMGNHWEIVAQWGGKPLLINCQPDSFDPAIKQAYVHFADYGVFLLKKE, from the coding sequence ATGAAGAATAATGACTTTTTAGTTTTAAAAAATGTGACCAAATCCTTTGGTAAAGCGGTGGTGATCGATGATCTGAATCTTTCCATTAAACAAGGCTCAATGGTTACCCTGCTCGGGCCTTCTGGTTGCGGAAAAACCACCGTGCTACGCCTTGTAGCAGGGCTAGAAAGCCCTACTTCTGGGCAGATTTTTATTGATGGAGAAGATGTCACCAAATCTTCCATTCAAAATCGTGATATTTGTATCGTGTTTCAGTCTTATGCGCTGTTCCCGCATATGTCCATTGGGGATAATGTGGGCTACGGTTTGCGTATGCAGGGCGTGGGATCAGCAGAGCGCAAGCAACGGGTTAAAGAAGCCTTGGAATTGGTGGATTTGGCGGGCTTTGAAGATCGCTATGTGGATCAAATCTCAGGTGGTCAGCAACAACGTGTCGCTTTGGCGCGTGCGCTGGTGCTAAAACCTAAAGTACTATTGTTTGACGAACCACTGAGCAACCTTGACGCGAATTTACGCCGTAGTATGCGTGAGAAAATCCGCGAGCTGCAACAACGCCTTGGCATCACTTCCCTTTATGTTACCCACGATCAAAGCGAAGCATTCGCCGTGTCTGATGAAGTGATCGTAATGCACAAAGGTAAAATTATGCAAAAGGCTTCTGCAAAAGAACTTTATCAGCACCCTAACTCGTTGTTTTTAGCGAATTTTATGGGGGAAAGTAGCATCTTTGACGGCAAACTTGAAAACGGCACGATAACAGTTAATCAATATGCGTTCACCTTGCCAAATGTGCAATCCTTCGGTTTGCCAGACGGAGAATGCTTAGTCGGCATTCGCCCTGAAGCAGTGCGCCTTTCGCAACAAGGCGATGCGGCTCAACGCTGTGAAATTCAAAGCGCGGTATATATGGGCAATCACTGGGAAATTGTGGCGCAATGGGGCGGCAAACCGCTACTCATCAACTGCCAACCTGATAGTTTTGATCCTGCTATCAAGCAAGCCTATGTGCATTTTGCTGACTATGGCGTGTTCTTGCTGAAAAAAGAATAG
- a CDS encoding ABC transporter permease yields the protein MKKLSQMFNSRLFWILLALLGFICLPSMALYYGLAESTPDEIYEAMGWASFNLSWFWFAALAFVPILSAVFKGKGERQQGLAEFLAVLAIFLFVFISATIEKFNLGYSVFVLMLSLIALATQGLAKMKEVMQGDKFIIASLISIVLLIFFFIVYPTLAIFISMFYDNGEFVPSQVISIVEKPYIIRIIGNSLSVAITVGILATLFGLIFALYTTRIAKRTAVIGKIFSILPIVTPPFVVGLGVTLMLGRSGYVTEFLVQYFGFNSNWLYGFTGIIIAHTLALTPMAFMILEGALKSIHPSIEEAAYTLRSNRYQAFFNIIFPLLKPALANAFLVVAIQSLADFSTPLVLGGSFDVISSQIYFYIAGSQLDYASASTLGSILLIFSLAIFVIQYLWIGNRSYVTVSGKSYRGDVQDLPSAMKFFIIFTLGFWVLFNAVLYGSIFYGSFTMNWGVDYTFTFKHYLTLFGQGFSDGAWPSLIHTVIFAATAAPITAIFGLLIAYITVRRDFKGKKTLEFLTLLCFAVPGTVAGVSYILAFNNAPIYITGTSIIIVLSMVMRNMPVGMRAAVAGLGQLDKSLDEASLSLKGSSLKTIWYIVFPLLKPALLSALVTSFVRAMTTVSAIVFLVTADTRVATSYILNRVEDGEYGVAIAYGSILIVVMMAIILLFDWLVGDTRIARSKAKKMN from the coding sequence ATGAAAAAGCTGTCACAGATGTTTAATAGTCGCCTATTTTGGATTTTGCTCGCGTTGTTGGGCTTTATCTGTTTGCCTTCTATGGCGTTGTATTATGGTTTGGCGGAATCCACGCCTGATGAAATTTATGAAGCAATGGGCTGGGCGAGCTTTAATTTAAGTTGGTTTTGGTTTGCTGCATTAGCCTTTGTGCCAATTCTGTCTGCTGTTTTCAAAGGGAAAGGGGAACGACAGCAAGGTCTGGCAGAATTTCTGGCGGTGTTGGCAATTTTCCTATTTGTGTTTATTTCTGCCACAATAGAAAAATTCAATCTTGGTTATTCTGTTTTTGTCCTAATGTTGAGCCTGATTGCCCTTGCCACTCAAGGCTTGGCAAAAATGAAGGAGGTGATGCAAGGGGATAAATTCATCATCGCCTCGCTCATTAGCATTGTCTTGCTGATTTTCTTTTTTATTGTGTATCCCACCTTGGCGATTTTTATCTCGATGTTTTATGACAACGGGGAATTTGTGCCAAGCCAAGTAATCAGCATTGTGGAAAAACCTTACATCATTCGGATTATTGGTAACTCCCTTAGTGTAGCAATTACGGTGGGCATTTTAGCCACATTATTTGGTTTGATTTTTGCCCTTTACACCACACGCATTGCCAAACGCACCGCCGTGATCGGAAAGATTTTTTCCATTTTGCCGATTGTGACCCCGCCTTTTGTGGTGGGGTTAGGGGTAACCTTAATGCTTGGGCGTTCAGGTTATGTTACGGAATTTTTAGTGCAATATTTTGGTTTTAATAGTAATTGGCTATATGGTTTTACAGGAATCATTATCGCCCATACCCTTGCGCTAACCCCAATGGCCTTTATGATTTTAGAAGGGGCGTTAAAATCCATTCACCCGTCTATTGAAGAAGCGGCATATACGCTGCGTTCAAACCGCTATCAAGCCTTTTTCAATATTATTTTCCCCCTACTCAAACCGGCGCTTGCCAATGCCTTTTTAGTGGTTGCAATCCAATCTTTAGCCGATTTTAGTACCCCACTTGTGCTAGGTGGTAGCTTTGATGTGATTTCTTCGCAAATTTATTTCTACATTGCAGGCTCGCAGCTAGATTACGCTTCTGCCAGCACCTTAGGCAGTATTTTGCTGATCTTCTCTTTGGCGATTTTTGTGATCCAATATTTATGGATCGGCAATCGCTCTTATGTTACCGTTTCAGGCAAATCCTATCGTGGTGATGTGCAAGATTTGCCAAGTGCGATGAAATTTTTCATTATTTTTACCCTTGGTTTCTGGGTGCTGTTTAATGCGGTGCTATACGGCAGTATTTTCTACGGCAGCTTCACGATGAACTGGGGCGTGGATTACACCTTCACCTTTAAACATTATCTCACCTTATTCGGACAAGGCTTTAGTGACGGCGCTTGGCCATCACTTATTCATACGGTGATTTTTGCCGCCACCGCCGCTCCAATTACAGCGATTTTTGGCTTATTGATTGCCTACATCACCGTGCGCCGTGATTTTAAAGGCAAGAAAACCCTTGAATTTTTAACCTTACTTTGCTTTGCCGTACCGGGAACGGTGGCGGGGGTTTCCTATATTCTTGCCTTTAACAATGCGCCAATTTATATCACGGGAACAAGCATCATCATCGTGCTTTCAATGGTAATGCGTAATATGCCTGTGGGTATGCGTGCTGCTGTGGCGGGTTTAGGACAGCTTGACAAATCCCTTGATGAAGCCTCGCTTTCGCTTAAAGGCAGCTCGTTAAAAACCATTTGGTATATTGTGTTTCCACTGCTCAAACCTGCGTTGCTTTCCGCTTTGGTAACCAGTTTTGTACGCGCAATGACTACGGTCAGCGCCATTGTCTTCTTAGTTACCGCGGATACAAGGGTTGCCACTTCTTATATTCTAAACCGCGTGGAAGACGGCGAATACGGCGTTGCCATTGCTTATGGCTCAATTTTAATCGTGGTAATGATGGCAATTATTTTGCTATTTGACTGGTTGGTGGGCGACACGCGAATTGCTCGTTCTAAAGCGAAAAAAATGAATTAA
- a CDS encoding DUF2301 domain-containing membrane protein, with amino-acid sequence MADPHIQSPMDWCDYFTVIIYRLGFVLAAIMTALLPYYPEVAYLGLLSAALCCASSLHIYLKNIRFLLQFATWAALLCHLYGMPQLAMGGALLTLGGLAFKEYFCFRIWGLNWQPVFLALLWFAKVLNYSLLLNGLSVISGLLFAVLAIQKWRMPLHFDIGDKGKYQI; translated from the coding sequence ATGGCTGATCCACATATTCAATCACCGATGGATTGGTGTGATTATTTTACCGTCATCATTTATCGTTTAGGTTTTGTCTTAGCGGCAATAATGACAGCGCTTTTGCCTTATTATCCAGAGGTGGCTTATTTAGGATTACTCAGTGCGGCGTTATGTTGTGCTTCATCATTACATATTTATTTGAAAAATATCCGTTTTCTACTGCAATTTGCCACTTGGGCGGCATTGTTATGCCATTTATATGGAATGCCGCAACTGGCTATGGGCGGCGCTTTGCTGACACTTGGCGGTTTGGCATTTAAAGAATATTTTTGTTTTCGTATTTGGGGATTAAATTGGCAACCTGTTTTTCTTGCTTTATTGTGGTTTGCAAAAGTGCTGAATTATTCTTTACTTCTCAATGGATTATCCGTTATTTCTGGATTACTCTTTGCCGTGCTTGCGATCCAAAAATGGCGAATGCCGCTACATTTTGATATTGGCGATAAGGGCAAATATCAAATTTAA